Proteins from a genomic interval of Chanodichthys erythropterus isolate Z2021 chromosome 8, ASM2448905v1, whole genome shotgun sequence:
- the LOC137024796 gene encoding oocyte zinc finger protein XlCOF6-like, giving the protein MAFIKEESEDVKIEETFRVKHEETEEQTDLTPLKEESEILNENEEKEQYEIHHDLITGEKSFSFSQDKQTSSRKMAQKTGTRSSLTCHICVKSFSCHGNLKVHMRIHNGDKPYTCQQCGVSFTQNGHLKVHLRIHSGEKPYTCQQCGKSFTTELNLRYHMSIHTGEKPFTCDQCGKSFSRKVNLYNHFRIHSREDCCRHCGKKFSGTNSLTRHMRTHSGEKPFECHECGKRFTQQGSLSTHMRIHAGEKPFTCQQCGKSFTVNGHLKAHIRIHTGEKPYTCQQCGKSFTEKGSLERHLRTHNGEKPFTCKLCGKNFIETGHLDVHMRIHTGEKPYTCQQCGKSFSQQGNLKVHMRTHIGVKPYTCQQCGKRFTEKGSLERHLRSHNGKKPFTCNLCGKNFIENGHLDAHMRIHTGEKPYTCQQCGKSFNQQGNLNVHMRTHTGAKPYTCQQCEKSFTEKGSLKRHMKIHNGL; this is encoded by the exons AtggcgtttattaaagaggagagtgaagatgTGAaaattgaagaaacattcagagtgaaacatgaagaaactgaggaacaaacag ACCTGACGCCACTGAAAGAGGAGAGTGAAATACTCAATGAAAATGAAGAGAAAGAGCAGTATGAGATACATCATGATTTAATTACTGGAGAAAAATCTTTTAGTTTCTCACAGGATAAACagacttcctcacgaaaaatgGCTCAAAAGACAGGAACAAGAAGTTCTTTAACTTGCCATATATGTGTAAAGAGTTTCAGTTGTCATGGAAatcttaaagtccacatgagaattcacaatGGAGacaagccttacacctgccaacagtgtggagtAAGTTTCACTCAAAATGGACACCTTAAAGTCCACTTGAGAATTCATagtggagagaaaccttacacctgccaacagtgtggaaagagcttcacAACAGAACTAAACCTTAGGTATCACATGAgcattcacactggagagaagccgttcacatgtgatcagtgtggaaagagtttttcacgtAAGGTAAACCTTTATAACCACTTCAGGATTCACTCAAGAGAGGACTGTTGTCGTCACTGTGGAAAGAAATTCTCAGGCACAAACAGCCTTACCCGGCATATGAGAACTCACTCTGGCGAGAAGCCTTTTGAATGCCACGAGTGTGGAAAGCGTTTCACTCAACAAGGAAGCCTTAGCacccacatgagaattcacgcTGGGGAGAAGCCTTTCacatgccaacagtgtggaaagagtttcactgtAAATGGTCACCTTAAAGCCCACAttagaattcacactggagagaagccttacacctgccaacagtgtggaaagagtttcactgaAAAAGGAAGCCTTGAAAGGCACCTAAGAACTCACaatggagagaagccttttacCTGCAAATTGTGTGGAAAGAACTTCATTGAAACCGGACACCTTGatgtccacatgagaattcacactggagagaagccttacacctgccaacagtgtggaaagagtttttctcaacaaggaaaccttaaagtccacatgagaactcaTATTGGTgtaaagccttacacctgccaacagtgtggaaaaagatTCACTGAAAAAGGAAGCCTTGAAAGGCACTTAAGATCTCACAATGGAAAGAAGCCTTTTACCTGCAATTTGTGTGGAAAGAACTTCATTGAAAACGGACACCTTGAtgcccacatgagaattcacactggagagaagccttacacctgccaacagtgtggaaagagttttaatCAACAAGGAAACCTTAATGTCCACATGAGAACTCATACTGGAgcaaagccttacacctgccaacagtgtgaaaagagtttcactgaaaaaggaagccttaaaaggcacatgaaaattcacaatGGACTTTGA